TCCGAGTAGTGGCCCTATTACATTACCTTGTGATTCAGCCTTCATGGACTACATCATTTCACTAATCAAGAAAGGCGTAGCTGCTGGAGATCTTCACAAAGCATTGCTCCTCTCAATTCCTTCAACTTGCTGTTCAACTTCTTCTTTGCACCAAAAAAGTGGAAACCAACAGCTTCTTGTTTGTTGAGTCATAATCAACATGCTAGCTCAAAATAGTGTTAGATAGGGCATAGACTGAAGAACACAATTGTAAAGCACATCATACAGattgaatgttattttttacCATATCTGCAGCTTCCACTTCTACAATTGGTTATGAGATGACTTAACAATCTAATCCTCGATTAACAacactttttgtttatttcaagcATTTCACTTACTGCTGTACCTCcttgatcaaataatgtttaAGTGATTGAAATTTTGACTCTAAGGagatcaatcaatcaactattCTAATCAAAGTATCAAACTTAGCTGAAGTATTGCAGGGcttgttttttaattaagttatcATCCAGTGTGAAGCAATTAGGTGATAAAACAATATGAGCTAACAAGTCTTGAAATCTAAAGGCAGACACAAGTATGATATTAGAACAACTAAACACATCCTTAAAATTCCTCTTCTTGAAAAATGTACATAAAAAGGAAAGCTTTTTGCGCTGTGTTCTGCTCAAATactttgtgtgtgtgtgtatacaagTTTATCGCAGGTTTCACATCCAAAAGTTTAGTAGTCAAGACAAGTAAAGATGTGCTATTAGTATCCTAGTATTTAAACAGTAAACTTGTTAAGTATTAGGCCCCATTACTTCTCATAACTTGGTATCAAGGACatcctaaaaaatttaaagccTGAAGAACAGATAAAGCTGATGAGAAACTTGGTTCCGCTACGTAATTTCTTGTTACTTATCACCGATGCCATTCTTATTCTGCTAAATTATACTTTCTTGGATGTGCTAGTTTGCACCACACAAGTGAAACTGTTGTATATGGAGgcttaattattttgtttagcagataagctttaaaaaaaataagggagAGATTAATTAGAAATAACACTTCTGCTATTCATAAATTGATCATGGAAACAACTTCTATAGATTCTTGTGTTTCTGAACTATACAATAAAAGTTCTCTCCAAGTCCTACTACTACTTTACAAGGTATTGTTAGACCACCCATTGGATGATCGAACCCAAAATGTTCTTCAGCTTGAGCTAACAATTCTTGAAATAAAGGCTGGCTCAAGTATGATCAAGGAGGTACTGCAGTAAGTGAAATGCGTGGGATAAAAAAAGTAGTGTTAATACATAAGAGGTACCAATGGAGGATTAGATTGTTTAAgtcttctcatcatcaaatgTAAAAAAGAAAGCTGTGGATATGATAAATTTTctcttgataaaataatattcaatcTGTATGAACAGCTTTACAATTGTGTTCATCAGTGTATGCCCTAtctaaaaaaactattttcagcTAGCATGTATTATGACTCAACAGACAAAAAGCTGTTGGTTTCCACTTTCTCGGTGCAAAGAAGAAGTCGAACAGCAAGAAGAAGGAATTGATAGGAGCAATGCATTGTGAAGATCTCCAGCAGTTATGCCTTTCTTGATTAGCAAAATGATGTAGTCCATGAAGGCTGAATCACAGGGTAATGTAATAGGACCACCATTCAGCAGCCCAAATTCTTCTTCAGACATGTTCAAGAGTTGCCTAATGATCTCATTTTCAAGGTAAACCAATGGAATGACAAAACGTGCTTGATCGACTGTATATACTACAAAATGGCCTTTTTCAACCGTAGACGATGGAGACATACTGCAACTATCTGCGTCGCTGACATTTCTTGGAAATGAAATCCTCTTCCTCTGCATGGCTGCAAATTTCTGCCATTTCCTAGCCATTTTGATGAGTTTCTTGGTACTAATCATTGTCATTTTCTTTCTAGAAGATTGGAAATAAGAAATTTAGAGACCTTTGATGGTTGAATTGATAATGCTTGtgtttgatgatgaaaaggCTCATGAAAGAGGGCTTATTTATACAAGAAGATCTGATAAGTTTGTTAGGCAAAACCATGTTAGATGCCTGTTAGCCATGTTGATATGGGGCCTAAAATTTGTGGATGAAGCTAAGTTTGAAAACAAAAGAAGATAAGTTTATAAATGGTATTTCTCAGCAATGCCATATTATTTGAGACAATTAAATGAACAATTGCAGGTGAGAAGCAAAACCAtgttcttctctcttctttgtcATGTAGATAGGTGACCTTTAGATTTCCATCTTTGCATCAACTCCATTGGGGCCTAGTGTTGTTCTTCAACAAAGCCATGTGGAACTTCATGTGCCATTGTCTCTCACCAGTGGCCATTAAATTTTGAGATGAAACTTACCACTAACTtcgtatatatacacatatatagaAATCATTTTATGCATAACACAAGTCTCATTGGTGTGTGcttctcaaaatcctttgaACTCATCATTTGAAGTTAAATAAAGTATCTCACTATGGCTATCAAACTGATCAGTCCCCTTGTTCAAGGTACTAGAATATTGAGGAGGTTTTCAAATTCCGGAGGTGTTCCAAAAGGACATTGTGCAGTATATGTAGGAGAGAGCCAGAAGAAGAGATTCATCGTGCCTATATCATACTTGAGCCAGCCTTCGTTTCAAGACTTGTTAACTCAAGCTGAAGAACAGTGTGGCTTCGATCATCCAATGGGCGGTCTAACAATACCTTGCAAAGAAGATGTGTTTGTTGATCTCACATCCCGCTTGAGACGATGAATTGTATCAAACTGCAAATTCTCTTGCACAGAAATTTTGTAAAGTAGTAGTAGGACTTAGAGAGAACTTTTATTGTATAGTTCAGAAACACAAGAATCTATAGAAGTTGTTTCCATGATCAATTTATGAATAGCAGAAGTGTTATTTCTAATTAATCTctcccttattttttttaaagcttatctgctaaacaaaataattaagcCTCCATATACAACAGTTTCACTTGTGTGGTGCAAACTAGCACATCCAAGAAAGTATAATTTAGCAGAATAAGAATGGCATCGGTGATAAGTAACAAGAAATTACGTAGCGGAACCAAGTTTCTCATCAGCTTTATCTGTTCTTCAggctttaaattttttaggatGTCCTTGATACCAAGTTATGAGAAGTAATGGGGCCTAATACTTAACAAGTTTACTGTTTAAATACTAGGATACTAATAGCACATCTTTACTTGTCTTGACTACTAAACTTTTGGATGTGAAACCTGCGATAAActtgtatacacacacacacaaagtATTTGAGCAGAACACAGCGCAAAAAGCTTTCCTTTTTATGTACATTTTTCAAGAAGAGGAATTTTAAGGATGTGTTTAGTTGTTCTAATATCATACTTGTGTCTGCCTTTAGATTTCAAGACTTGTTAGCTCATATTGTTTTATCACCTAATTGCTTCACACTGGATgataacttaattaaaaaacaagCCCTGCAATACTTCAGCTAAGTTTGATACTTTGATTAGaatagttgattgattgatctCCTTAGAGTCAAAATTTCAATCACTtaaacattatttgatcaagGAGGTACAGCAGTAAGTGAAATgcttgaaataaacaaaaagtgtTGTTAATCGAGGATTAGATTGTTAAGTCATCTCATAACCAATTGTAGAAGTGGAAGCTGCAGATATGgtaaaaaataacattcaatCTGTATGATGTGCTTTACAATTGTGTTCTTCAGTCTATGCCCTATCTAACACTATTTTGAGCTAGCATGTTGATTATGACTCAACAAACAAGAAGCTGTTGGTTTCCACTTTTTTGGTGCAAAGAAGAAGTTGAACAGCAAGTTGAAGGAATTGAGAGGAGCAATGCTTTGTGAAGATCTCCAGCAGCTACGCCTTTCTTGATTAGTGAAATGATGTAGTCCATGAAGGCTGAATCACAAGGTAATGTAATAGGGCCACTACTCGGAAGCCCAAATTCTTCTTCAGACATGTTCAACAGTTGCCTAATGACTTCATTTTCTAGGTAAACCAAGGGAATCATGAAGCGCCTTTGATCAATTGTATAGACTacaaaatgtcctttttcaaTTATAGACGATGAGGATGAACTACAACTGTCAT
The DNA window shown above is from Solanum lycopersicum chromosome 11, SLM_r2.1 and carries:
- the LOC138339502 gene encoding auxin-responsive protein SAUR68-like; this encodes MTMISTKKLIKMARKWQKFAAMQRKRISFPRNVSDADSCSMSPSSTVEKGHFVVYTVDQARFVIPLVYLENEIIRQLLNMSEEEFGLLNGGPITLPCDSAFMDYIILLIKKGITAGDLHNALLLSIPSSCCSTSSLHRESGNQQLFVC
- the LOC138339672 gene encoding auxin-responsive protein SAUR21-like, giving the protein MAIKLISPLVQGTRILRRFSNSGGVPKGHCAVYVGESQKKRFIVPISYLSQPSFQDLLTQAEEQCGFDHPMGGLTIPCKEDVFVDLTSRLRR
- the LOC138339673 gene encoding auxin-responsive protein SAUR68-like, whose product is MAMISTKKLIKMVRRWQKFAAMQRKRILFPRDDSCSSSSSSIIEKGHFVVYTIDQRRFMIPLVYLENEVIRQLLNMSEEEFGLPSSGPITLPCDSAFMDYIISLIKKGVAAGDLHKALLLSIPSTCCSTSSLHQKSGNQQLLVC